One stretch of Chitinivibrionales bacterium DNA includes these proteins:
- a CDS encoding SagB/ThcOx family dehydrogenase, producing MTRHLRHSIPIGAFIGFSCAAIAVFCAEKVTDSNPAWTDTISLASPQYDGGLSVAEAIYRRTSVRNFSKKPISFKALSQLLWAAGGKTVDGVSGATRSYPSAGGLYPLEIYLVCNSVDSIAAGVYRYEWKSHSLAGIKSGEVLDSLKQATYSSSLKSTIVPACIVITADYEMTARKYGDRGAQRYVPMDAGGCAQNVYLQARALGIATWPIGAFDDTSVKKVLGIADTEQVPLCIIPCGKN from the coding sequence ATGACTCGTCATCTCAGACATTCGATACCGATAGGTGCATTCATAGGCTTCTCCTGTGCCGCCATCGCCGTATTTTGTGCCGAAAAGGTAACCGATTCAAACCCAGCATGGACCGACACCATTTCTCTTGCATCTCCACAGTACGACGGCGGCCTATCGGTAGCTGAAGCGATCTACCGGCGGACCTCGGTCAGAAATTTTTCAAAGAAGCCAATTTCCTTTAAAGCCCTGTCTCAGCTTTTATGGGCCGCCGGCGGGAAAACCGTTGACGGCGTTAGCGGAGCAACACGGAGTTATCCTTCTGCGGGCGGTTTGTATCCCCTGGAGATATACCTTGTCTGCAACAGCGTAGACAGCATCGCCGCAGGAGTCTATCGCTACGAATGGAAATCTCATTCCCTTGCCGGTATTAAATCCGGCGAGGTACTCGATTCTTTAAAACAGGCAACGTACAGCAGTTCGCTGAAATCAACCATCGTGCCGGCTTGTATTGTGATCACTGCAGACTATGAAATGACCGCCCGAAAATACGGCGACCGAGGCGCACAGCGCTATGTGCCCATGGATGCCGGTGGGTGCGCGCAGAACGTATATCTGCAGGCCCGGGCACTGGGTATTGCAACCTGGCCGATCGGCGCCTTTGATGATACGAGCGTTAAAAAAGTGCTTGGTATCGCTGATACGGAGCAGGTTCCACTGTGTATTATTCCCTGCGGCAAGAACTAA